A window of Proteus columbae contains these coding sequences:
- a CDS encoding anthrax toxin-like adenylyl cyclase domain-containing protein, giving the protein MEENKLLINNDESYCFTLIKIEKDFLKKVNNDKINAYYSLNDKRKNTNENVVILLSEKDEIEKNYLRYVDEYHAAGYDLFIVDVSKNKNAGSDLLEHLWLQHRGQLPQNIFIHGNNDQRENALLLYKNNIAKNNEIKGIILSSYLPKNEFIFPSDLEINTNIYFSYENPDEDYNNNLIYNELLNKNKKVKKISFTNREEYNSFSELNKKENNKILNSLSSNNHRKKELNEVKIGMPIKDQAIFSQISEEKGLIIGVRPIDTNSTSLISSGEYSSKSLAIKAKSSDWGPMAGFIPVDQSLAKGSAQKDLLKYNKAVADAINAGVASVSELYISDERVNELIESKVINYLYDKNSPLNFEVIHNNKTHEFFLEPQIIEGKQYYLVQHYNRFGAEPVLVIADPISNKPMIADYDLFTVIYPYSHLGTNTRVNMPVSWEEWKQSVNYAELTDKQKILYNDQLLYEKNEGHQLGFISQQIKELKNELNVALGRSIGMEIVHHGADDANPFAVIHDNFPATFFVPKSLFDKPLNSKNQTLHDFFYINNNGTVVLQSPDEFSKFQQSMIDLGYIAPLNEKWNDGVNNNYFTSQRKISATFIDTKKEIGRKLSIDKKDKYTLEYEISLNKFKEGSYVKNNKHSPEIELNNNAKNEITLLSSEYNHKNDLLNKMDNKNHLLSTKDKIEFYSKVSDIKWFKKIGYKLLESLIKTEGLFLNRTNETNLISFFSLLSKYSDIDTPIYKSFTVKNNDILSNNYEKGNLLAFDGIFHGFSNIEKVKKSSSDNVYISIIGKHSAKPLTSLHSGSSERAIIAPGTHFRVIKNKIINNKNYVVLEIANEINHQEPVFDLYDGELKGIGIDKYRTTFNEKTERKINSSQLNNIFGSWRGESLGSATIKNVVDKIIEGKISVEYAIHKYFKEISKVFSSDNSTLLSNKLYLAVYDPLISKAFNQYVNENITLETWKNSYNVNYLNDTITDNINRIKLLINNIYDVPKSVDYLSDASIELLSHYFNEPNKNKLTVDLLKIALNEKEYNIAINDVDYLISLNSNKDILSSVGINEVRTLSQKRSHENKSTDNLFELSLGLNNSEIVEDKIKIHNIEVDKRLLISLGAKINNKKIEHSDIFEKNHDYSNLTFDADKINDYFLSASGTDDDKQAISIIKSLLNNKEENIKKLISIDAERIDYLVSYERLVKILELEKRAFDEHYWDSIRKPSLKIPRHMKILSKVGYANISYSMWQSVNNTFSLAEQLNNPNLSLQQRKEIITNLSLMWSEMTFNGVSEIIEIAIAKGLLRYRHNPLEYASKISTRVGIALNILSVGFDIYHAYDNFSRISGETDEKRKIDYIVDGSFAIVSGLVTVGISIAILAGSAIAGPVGIAAGALIALATSIYSAVRLIEEAKKQTNFTPMEELNNGFYAFLMGDITPDKKNEIIYLDTENQLEEMIDKKALTHLEEIKKQSPDSSYFYTNEKQIYQEYYYYKVIPTLIEETADSILMPLKDFISQRILQNMSQKEAEEISALTPYLSAKKTAYKYYLPKEAIATDEKLIFDMDFYVNELNRYTIKIASDDESVIFGEIVDEDFFKNSKTTKEYVINKLGESKLENGLIRANNIEKYYTSDWHENTVLYFNTHNGNDIIAAPSITQNTFDIYNGTKRLSGGSKDDVFNVFTSESPYYASRFYGREGNDTLRLIKTKGKYTGYKVDLQHNYVKFQNSEDKTNSQSFHSKLYLYQNEGRFYSKKLIDTMPNIELQDQQVIAYLDSIENVIGSEMGDDYILGNEEANYLNGAGSVDHLYGKGGNDTLVLNEGYAEGGEGNDSYVILRSSLEQSYNKLFETIINETNKLGTSVVRFNYCFDEITSIKRNKKDIIFDFKINNENHEGKYIYHSVTLKNVYDDSVNNTHSHRYTLITQDGFTLTLDENTKDKILYKFSYLEKYNESKLAIKDFYINEYDNLVVTAFKSQSRNIKLLPEFEYSGFSSGTNLRFGIHGNNQNNHYVGIEADSYIKLSQGNDTYQIKTFLTKNNNERVNISLSDHIDKLTDNDVSYFFLTDISGFDLTFKDGLLSHRYLPDDYLTLCFETNLLNKIVDTNATIRLIDKDNVVFTLPTKDSHSNLLMPVVNLNLNISKSDDVLVIPESLSLNKAALSAYGVNSVMPYSTRLSATLADKPKELIDLLPILELNDGNDIVVNHNNMSSVIDGGKGDDNILVNKGHHILIAGEGNDRLSGGEGNDLLISQFGHDYLSGGEGSNVYVVQKRQSHVTIYDEGKNSHILVTGLAENETLISSQVGNNTQYQTQDKQFTLIVKMAVNEVNEKEQKPVISMTETSSVLSLQGLANIIQDMVTFNQQQFTVVNNHETMSLSTWSPLALVEKQL; this is encoded by the coding sequence ATGGAAGAAAATAAATTATTAATAAATAATGACGAATCATATTGCTTTACACTCATAAAAATAGAGAAAGATTTCTTAAAAAAAGTAAACAATGATAAGATAAATGCATATTATTCATTAAATGATAAAAGAAAGAACACTAACGAAAATGTTGTTATTCTTCTGAGTGAAAAGGATGAAATAGAAAAGAACTATCTTAGATATGTAGATGAATATCATGCGGCTGGATATGATTTATTTATTGTTGATGTATCAAAAAATAAAAATGCAGGTTCTGATTTATTAGAACATCTTTGGTTACAGCATAGAGGGCAATTACCTCAAAATATTTTCATTCATGGAAATAACGATCAAAGAGAAAATGCGCTTTTATTATATAAAAATAATATTGCCAAGAATAATGAAATAAAAGGCATTATATTAAGTAGTTATCTTCCTAAAAATGAATTTATTTTTCCATCAGATTTAGAAATAAATACAAATATTTATTTCTCTTATGAAAATCCTGACGAGGACTATAACAATAATCTCATCTATAATGAATTATTAAATAAAAATAAAAAAGTAAAAAAAATTAGCTTCACGAATAGAGAAGAATATAATAGCTTTTCAGAATTAAATAAAAAAGAAAATAATAAAATATTAAATTCATTGAGTTCTAATAATCATAGAAAAAAGGAGCTAAACGAAGTAAAAATAGGCATGCCAATTAAAGATCAAGCGATATTTTCTCAAATATCAGAAGAAAAAGGGCTTATTATTGGTGTAAGACCTATCGATACTAATTCGACTTCATTAATTTCATCGGGAGAATATAGTAGTAAGAGCTTAGCTATCAAGGCGAAAAGTTCTGATTGGGGGCCTATGGCTGGTTTTATTCCTGTCGATCAATCACTGGCTAAAGGATCGGCGCAAAAAGATCTATTGAAATACAATAAAGCAGTAGCAGATGCAATAAATGCGGGCGTTGCATCAGTGAGTGAGCTTTATATTTCAGACGAAAGAGTGAATGAATTGATAGAAAGTAAAGTGATCAATTATCTTTATGATAAAAATTCACCTTTAAATTTTGAAGTCATACACAATAATAAAACACATGAGTTTTTTTTAGAACCACAAATAATAGAAGGAAAACAGTATTATTTAGTTCAACACTATAATCGATTTGGAGCAGAGCCTGTATTGGTGATCGCTGATCCTATATCAAATAAACCGATGATTGCAGATTATGATCTATTTACGGTGATTTATCCTTATAGTCATTTAGGAACAAATACACGCGTTAATATGCCTGTATCTTGGGAGGAATGGAAACAAAGTGTGAATTACGCTGAACTCACTGATAAGCAAAAAATACTATACAATGATCAATTATTATATGAAAAAAATGAAGGACATCAATTAGGGTTTATTAGTCAGCAAATAAAAGAACTAAAAAATGAATTAAACGTAGCATTAGGGAGATCAATAGGGATGGAAATAGTCCATCATGGTGCCGATGATGCTAATCCCTTTGCGGTAATTCATGATAATTTTCCTGCCACTTTTTTTGTTCCTAAATCACTATTTGATAAACCGCTTAATTCAAAAAATCAAACATTACATGATTTTTTTTATATTAATAATAATGGTACCGTTGTATTACAATCACCAGATGAATTTTCAAAATTTCAACAATCTATGATTGATCTAGGTTATATTGCGCCTTTAAATGAAAAATGGAACGATGGAGTCAATAATAATTATTTTACAAGCCAACGAAAGATCTCTGCCACATTTATTGATACAAAAAAAGAAATAGGGCGAAAGTTAAGCATAGATAAAAAAGATAAATATACGTTAGAATATGAAATCTCACTTAATAAATTTAAGGAAGGTTCTTATGTTAAAAATAATAAACATTCACCTGAAATAGAACTTAATAATAATGCTAAGAATGAAATAACTTTATTATCATCAGAATATAATCATAAAAATGATCTTTTAAATAAGATGGATAATAAAAATCATCTTTTATCTACAAAAGATAAAATTGAATTTTATTCAAAAGTAAGCGATATAAAATGGTTTAAAAAAATAGGTTATAAATTACTTGAATCATTGATTAAGACAGAAGGACTTTTTTTGAATAGAACGAATGAAACTAATTTAATTAGTTTCTTTTCTTTATTATCTAAATATTCTGATATTGATACACCAATATACAAATCATTTACTGTTAAAAACAATGATATTTTAAGCAATAATTATGAAAAAGGAAATTTACTCGCTTTTGATGGTATTTTTCATGGCTTTAGTAATATTGAAAAAGTAAAGAAATCATCGTCTGATAATGTATATATTTCTATTATTGGAAAACACAGTGCGAAACCATTAACAAGTCTTCATTCAGGAAGTTCAGAAAGAGCAATTATTGCACCGGGAACACACTTTCGTGTAATAAAAAATAAAATTATCAATAATAAAAATTATGTTGTGTTAGAAATTGCTAATGAAATAAATCATCAAGAACCTGTTTTTGATTTATATGATGGAGAATTAAAAGGCATTGGTATTGATAAGTATAGAACGACATTTAACGAAAAAACGGAAAGAAAGATAAATTCTTCTCAGCTGAATAATATTTTTGGATCTTGGCGTGGTGAATCACTAGGATCAGCGACTATTAAAAATGTAGTAGATAAAATTATCGAAGGAAAAATTTCAGTTGAATATGCAATACATAAATATTTTAAAGAAATTTCAAAGGTTTTCTCTAGTGATAATAGCACCTTATTATCGAATAAATTATATCTTGCTGTTTATGATCCATTAATAAGTAAGGCGTTTAATCAATATGTGAATGAAAATATAACCTTAGAAACGTGGAAAAATAGCTATAATGTTAACTATTTAAACGATACTATAACTGATAATATAAATAGAATTAAATTATTAATAAATAATATTTATGATGTACCGAAATCGGTTGATTATTTAAGTGACGCATCAATTGAATTACTCTCTCATTATTTTAATGAACCTAATAAAAATAAATTGACGGTTGATTTATTGAAAATAGCTTTAAATGAAAAAGAGTATAATATTGCTATTAATGATGTTGATTATTTAATCTCATTAAATAGTAATAAAGATATTTTATCATCAGTTGGTATAAACGAAGTACGAACATTAAGTCAAAAAAGATCACATGAGAATAAATCAACTGATAATTTATTTGAATTAAGCTTAGGGCTTAATAATAGTGAAATTGTAGAGGATAAAATAAAAATCCATAACATTGAAGTGGATAAAAGACTACTTATCAGTTTAGGTGCGAAAATTAATAATAAAAAAATAGAGCATAGTGATATTTTTGAAAAAAATCATGATTATTCAAATCTTACATTCGATGCGGATAAGATAAATGATTATTTCTTAAGTGCTTCAGGAACTGATGATGATAAACAAGCTATTTCTATTATTAAAAGTTTATTAAATAATAAAGAAGAAAATATAAAAAAGTTAATTTCAATTGATGCTGAGCGTATTGATTACCTTGTAAGCTATGAGCGATTGGTTAAAATTTTAGAATTAGAAAAACGCGCATTTGATGAACATTATTGGGATAGCATTAGAAAACCTTCATTAAAAATACCTAGGCATATGAAAATATTGAGTAAGGTAGGTTATGCTAATATTAGTTATTCTATGTGGCAGTCTGTTAATAATACGTTTTCTTTAGCCGAACAACTCAATAATCCCAATCTATCTTTACAACAACGAAAAGAAATCATCACTAACTTGTCATTAATGTGGTCTGAAATGACATTTAATGGGGTTTCTGAAATTATTGAAATTGCAATAGCAAAAGGATTATTGCGATATCGACACAATCCTTTGGAATATGCGAGCAAGATAAGTACGCGAGTAGGGATTGCGCTTAATATTCTTTCAGTTGGATTTGATATTTATCATGCTTATGATAATTTCAGCCGAATTTCTGGTGAAACTGATGAAAAGCGAAAAATTGATTATATCGTTGATGGTTCATTCGCTATTGTTTCAGGGCTTGTTACTGTAGGAATTTCTATAGCTATACTTGCAGGTTCAGCAATTGCAGGACCTGTCGGTATTGCTGCTGGTGCTTTGATTGCATTAGCAACTTCAATTTATAGTGCCGTAAGATTAATTGAAGAGGCAAAAAAACAAACCAATTTTACGCCTATGGAGGAATTAAATAATGGTTTTTATGCCTTTCTTATGGGGGATATTACTCCAGATAAGAAAAATGAGATAATATATTTAGACACCGAAAATCAACTTGAAGAGATGATTGATAAAAAGGCGCTAACTCATCTTGAAGAAATAAAAAAACAAAGTCCAGATAGTAGTTATTTTTATACAAATGAAAAACAGATTTATCAAGAATATTATTATTATAAAGTTATTCCTACATTAATAGAAGAAACAGCCGATTCTATTTTAATGCCTTTAAAAGATTTTATTTCCCAGCGAATATTACAAAATATGAGCCAAAAAGAAGCTGAAGAGATTTCAGCTCTTACTCCTTATCTGAGTGCCAAAAAAACAGCGTATAAATATTATTTACCTAAAGAAGCGATTGCCACAGATGAAAAGCTTATTTTTGATATGGATTTTTATGTTAATGAGCTAAATCGGTATACAATAAAAATTGCTTCTGACGACGAGAGCGTTATTTTTGGCGAGATAGTGGATGAGGATTTTTTTAAGAATAGTAAAACAACTAAAGAGTATGTGATTAATAAATTAGGAGAAAGTAAATTAGAGAATGGATTAATAAGAGCTAATAATATTGAAAAATACTATACTTCGGATTGGCATGAGAATACAGTTCTTTATTTTAACACACATAATGGTAATGATATTATTGCAGCGCCCTCAATAACTCAAAATACATTCGATATTTATAATGGCACTAAGCGATTAAGTGGCGGTTCAAAAGATGATGTATTTAATGTATTTACATCAGAGTCACCTTATTATGCGAGCCGTTTTTATGGTCGAGAAGGAAATGACACACTTCGTCTGATAAAAACTAAGGGCAAATACACGGGTTATAAAGTCGATTTACAACATAATTACGTTAAATTTCAAAATTCAGAAGATAAAACGAATAGCCAAAGTTTTCATTCAAAACTTTATCTTTATCAAAATGAAGGGCGTTTTTATTCGAAAAAACTTATTGATACAATGCCAAATATTGAGTTACAAGATCAGCAAGTTATTGCTTATTTAGACAGTATTGAAAATGTAATTGGCAGTGAAATGGGTGATGATTATATTTTGGGTAATGAAGAGGCTAATTATTTAAATGGTGCTGGTAGTGTTGATCATTTATATGGTAAAGGGGGAAATGATACACTTGTATTAAATGAAGGTTATGCTGAAGGCGGTGAGGGCAATGATAGCTATGTTATTTTACGATCTTCTTTAGAACAGAGTTATAATAAATTATTTGAAACTATTATTAATGAAACTAATAAGTTAGGAACTAGTGTTGTAAGGTTTAATTATTGTTTTGATGAAATAACATCAATAAAACGTAATAAAAAAGATATTATTTTTGATTTTAAAATTAATAATGAAAATCATGAGGGAAAATATATTTATCATTCTGTGACATTGAAAAATGTTTATGATGATTCAGTAAATAATACGCATTCACATCGTTATACATTAATAACTCAAGATGGTTTCACACTCACTTTGGATGAAAATACTAAAGATAAAATTTTATACAAATTTAGTTATTTAGAGAAATATAATGAATCAAAATTAGCAATTAAAGATTTTTATATTAATGAGTATGATAATTTAGTTGTGACTGCTTTTAAAAGTCAGAGTCGAAATATAAAATTATTGCCAGAATTTGAATACAGTGGTTTTTCATCTGGAACAAATTTACGATTTGGTATTCACGGCAATAACCAAAATAATCATTATGTCGGTATTGAGGCTGACTCATACATTAAATTAAGTCAGGGAAATGATACTTATCAAATAAAAACGTTTTTAACAAAAAATAACAATGAAAGGGTGAATATCTCACTATCTGATCATATTGATAAATTAACTGATAATGATGTAAGCTATTTCTTTTTAACCGATATAAGTGGTTTTGATTTAACCTTTAAAGATGGTCTTTTATCTCATCGTTATCTTCCTGATGATTATTTAACGCTATGTTTCGAAACAAATCTATTAAATAAAATTGTTGATACCAACGCGACTATTCGATTAATAGATAAAGATAATGTTGTTTTTACATTACCAACTAAAGATAGTCATTCAAATTTGCTTATGCCTGTTGTTAATTTGAATTTAAATATAAGCAAAAGTGATGATGTATTGGTGATCCCTGAATCACTTAGTTTAAATAAAGCAGCATTATCTGCCTATGGTGTTAATTCGGTAATGCCTTATTCAACTCGATTGTCAGCAACACTTGCAGACAAACCAAAAGAACTCATTGATTTATTGCCTATTCTTGAGCTGAATGATGGGAATGATATTGTTGTTAATCATAATAATATGAGTTCAGTTATTGATGGTGGGAAAGGTGATGATAATATTCTTGTTAATAAAGGGCATCATATTTTAATTGCTGGGGAAGGTAATGATCGCTTGAGCGGAGGTGAAGGCAACGATCTGTTAATTTCTCAATTTGGTCATGATTATCTGAGTGGCGGTGAAGGTAGCAATGTATATGTGGTGCAAAAACGGCAAAGTCATGTGACTATTTATGATGAAGGAAAAAACAGCCATATTTTAGTGACTGGATTGGCGGAAAATGAAACATTGATTTCATCTCAAGTGGGTAATAATACACAGTATCAAACTCAAGATAAGCAATTTACGTTAATTGTAAAAATGGCAGTAAATGAGGTGAATGAAAAAGAACAGAAACCAGTTATTTCGATGACTGAAACATCCTCAGTGCTATCATTACAAGGGTTAGCAAATATTATCCAAGATATGGTAACATTCAATCAGCAACAATTTACTGTTGTGAACAATCACGAAACTATGTCGTTATCGACATGGTCACCTTTGGCATTAGTGGAAAAGCAGTTGTGA
- the speB gene encoding agmatinase has protein sequence MKNSTLGNETDNSLISNAFGFLRFPLNFQPYSSDADWVITGVPFDMATSGRAGTRHGPGAIRQISTNLAWEGNRWPWDFDMRERLNVVDCGDLVFNFGDAQDMSDKLQAHTEKLLAAGKKCLTFGGDHFVTLPLLRAHAKHFGKMALVHFDAHTDTYGNGSKFDHGTMFFHAPNEGLIDPNHSVQIGIRTDHDSDNGFTVLDAAQVNDRGVTDLVDQIKGIVGDLPVYLTFDIDCLDPAFAPGTGTPVVGGLTTDKALKILRALQPLNIVGMDLVEVSPAYDQSDITALAGATIALDMLYLQAAKK, from the coding sequence ATGAAAAATAGTACGTTAGGTAATGAGACTGATAATTCATTGATCTCTAATGCATTTGGTTTTTTACGTTTTCCACTGAATTTTCAGCCTTACAGCAGTGATGCAGATTGGGTTATTACGGGTGTGCCTTTTGATATGGCAACATCAGGTCGCGCAGGCACTCGTCACGGACCGGGTGCTATTCGTCAAATTTCAACGAATTTAGCGTGGGAAGGTAACCGCTGGCCGTGGGATTTCGATATGCGTGAACGTTTAAACGTTGTCGACTGTGGTGACTTAGTTTTTAACTTCGGTGATGCACAAGATATGAGCGATAAATTACAAGCTCATACAGAGAAGTTATTAGCGGCAGGTAAAAAATGTTTAACGTTTGGTGGTGACCATTTTGTCACATTACCTTTATTACGCGCCCATGCAAAACACTTTGGTAAAATGGCATTAGTTCATTTTGATGCGCATACCGATACTTATGGTAATGGCAGTAAATTTGACCACGGTACAATGTTCTTCCATGCACCAAATGAAGGATTAATCGATCCTAACCACTCTGTTCAAATTGGTATTCGTACTGATCATGACAGTGATAATGGTTTCACTGTATTGGATGCAGCGCAAGTTAACGATCGTGGTGTGACTGATCTTGTTGATCAGATCAAAGGTATTGTTGGCGACTTACCTGTTTACCTGACTTTTGATATTGATTGCCTTGATCCTGCGTTTGCACCAGGAACAGGAACACCCGTTGTTGGTGGATTAACAACAGATAAAGCACTGAAGATCTTACGTGCATTACAACCGCTAAATATTGTTGGTATGGATTTAGTTGAAGTTTCTCCAGCTTACGATCAATCTGATATTACAGCGCTTGCTGGGGCAACAATTGCACTTGATATGCTTTATTTGCAGGCAGCTAAAAAGTAA
- the speA gene encoding biosynthetic arginine decarboxylase: protein MNDNIARKMQQTYNIAYWGGGYYLANNRGNISVCPNPDVPDANFDLTELVKRVQEEQPNLRLPALFCFPQILQHRLRSINAAFHRARESYGYKGDYFLVYPIKVNQQRRVIESLVNAGEPLGLEAGSKAELMAVLAHANMTSSVIVCNGYKDREYIRLALTGEKLGHKVFLVIEKMSEIKMVLEEAERLEVIPRLGVRARLASQGSGKWQASGGEKSKFGLAATQVLQLIDMLRQADRLDSLQLLHFHLGSQMANIRDIATGVRESARFYVELHKLGVNIQYFDVGGGLGVDYEGTRSQSDCSVNYGLNEYANNVIWAIGDACDENDLPHPTVITESGRALTAHHTVLISNVIGVERNEFTAITPPEDDAARPIASLWETWEEMQTKGHSRSLREWLHDSQLDLHDVHTQYVHGMLSLTERAWAEELYLNICRRIQYDLDPSNRAHRPIIDELQERMSDKFYVNFSLFQSLPDAWGIDQLFPVLPIEGLDKPLDRRAVLLDITCDSDGIIDHYVDGDGVETTMPMPAYDPEYPPMIGFFMVGAYQEILGNMHNLFGDTAAVDVYLDEKGNLTYVQSEEGDTVADMLQYVKLNPTVLLDRFRTQVKNAQLDEALQEQFLTEFESGLYGYTYLEEEE from the coding sequence ATGAATGATAACATCGCTCGTAAGATGCAGCAGACCTATAACATTGCATATTGGGGGGGCGGTTACTATTTAGCGAATAATCGAGGAAATATTAGCGTTTGCCCTAATCCTGATGTTCCTGATGCTAATTTTGATTTAACCGAATTGGTTAAACGAGTTCAAGAAGAGCAACCGAACCTGCGTTTACCTGCACTTTTTTGCTTTCCACAAATATTACAACATCGTTTACGTTCGATTAATGCCGCGTTTCATCGCGCGCGTGAATCCTATGGTTATAAAGGTGACTATTTTTTAGTTTATCCAATTAAAGTTAACCAACAACGTCGTGTGATTGAGTCATTAGTGAATGCAGGAGAGCCTTTAGGTTTAGAGGCTGGCTCTAAAGCGGAATTAATGGCAGTACTTGCTCATGCCAATATGACAAGCTCTGTGATTGTTTGTAATGGTTATAAAGACCGTGAGTATATTCGCTTAGCACTCACAGGTGAAAAACTTGGGCATAAAGTTTTCTTAGTCATTGAGAAAATGTCTGAGATTAAAATGGTTCTTGAAGAAGCTGAACGTTTAGAAGTTATTCCACGTTTAGGCGTTCGCGCTCGTCTTGCTTCTCAAGGATCAGGCAAATGGCAGGCAAGTGGTGGTGAAAAATCAAAATTTGGTTTAGCTGCGACACAAGTTCTGCAATTAATTGATATGTTACGCCAAGCTGACCGCTTAGATAGCCTGCAATTACTGCATTTCCATTTGGGATCACAAATGGCGAATATCCGTGATATCGCAACGGGTGTTCGTGAATCTGCACGCTTCTATGTTGAACTGCACAAATTGGGCGTAAATATTCAGTATTTCGATGTGGGTGGTGGTTTAGGTGTGGACTATGAAGGTACACGTTCACAATCTGATTGCTCTGTTAACTATGGCCTTAATGAATACGCGAATAACGTTATTTGGGCGATTGGTGACGCATGTGATGAAAATGATTTACCGCATCCAACCGTTATTACTGAATCAGGTCGTGCATTAACGGCACACCATACCGTATTAATTTCTAATGTGATTGGCGTTGAGCGTAATGAATTTACGGCAATTACACCACCTGAAGATGATGCTGCAAGACCAATTGCAAGTCTTTGGGAAACATGGGAAGAGATGCAAACTAAGGGGCATAGCCGTTCATTACGTGAATGGTTACACGATAGCCAATTAGACTTACACGATGTGCATACTCAATATGTTCACGGCATGTTAAGCCTGACAGAGCGTGCATGGGCAGAAGAGCTGTATTTGAATATTTGTCGTCGTATTCAGTATGATTTAGATCCAAGTAATCGTGCTCATCGTCCTATTATTGATGAGTTACAAGAACGTATGTCAGATAAGTTCTATGTTAACTTTTCATTGTTCCAATCTTTACCTGATGCATGGGGTATCGACCAGTTATTCCCTGTATTACCTATTGAAGGGCTAGATAAACCTCTTGATCGTCGCGCAGTGTTACTTGATATTACTTGTGACTCAGATGGTATTATTGACCATTATGTTGATGGTGATGGTGTTGAAACAACAATGCCAATGCCCGCTTATGATCCAGAATATCCACCCATGATCGGTTTCTTTATGGTAGGGGCTTATCAGGAAATTTTAGGCAATATGCATAACTTATTTGGTGATACGGCGGCTGTTGACGTTTACCTTGATGAGAAAGGTAATCTGACTTACGTGCAAAGTGAAGAGGGTGATACGGTTGCCGATATGCTCCAGTACGTTAAGTTAAATCCTACCGTGCTGTTAGATCGTTTCCGTACTCAAGTAAAAAATGCACAGTTAGATGAAGCCTTACAAGAGCAATTCCTGACTGAATTTGAAAGTGGTTTATACGGTTATACGTATCTGGAAGAAGAAGAGTAA
- the metK gene encoding methionine adenosyltransferase — MTTHLFTSESVSEGHPDKIADQISDAVLDAILEQDPKARVACETYVKTGMVMVGGEITTKAWVDIEEITRNTVREIGYTSSDMGFDANSCAVISAIGKQSPDINQGVDRANPLEQGAGDQGLMFGYATNETDVLMPAPITYAHRLVQRQAQVRKSGTLSWLRPDAKSQITFQYDNNKVVGIDAVVLSTQHSEDISQKDLHEAVMEEIIKPVLPAEWLNEQTKYFINPTGRFVIGGPMGDCGLTGRKIIVDTYGGMARHGGGAFSGKDPSKVDRSAAYAARYVAKNIVAAGLADRCEIQVSYAIGVAEPTSIMVETFGTEKVPTAQLILLVREFFDLRPYGLIQMLDLLHPIYQKTAAYGHFGRPEFPWEATDKAEILREAAGLK, encoded by the coding sequence ATGACTACACACCTTTTTACTTCTGAATCAGTCTCAGAAGGTCATCCAGATAAAATCGCGGATCAAATTTCTGATGCCGTTCTGGATGCAATTTTAGAACAAGATCCAAAAGCACGCGTTGCCTGCGAAACTTACGTTAAGACAGGCATGGTTATGGTAGGCGGAGAAATTACCACCAAAGCTTGGGTCGATATCGAAGAAATTACACGTAACACTGTTCGTGAAATCGGCTACACCAGTTCCGACATGGGCTTTGATGCTAATTCCTGCGCAGTTATCAGTGCGATTGGTAAACAATCTCCTGATATCAACCAAGGTGTTGACCGTGCAAATCCATTAGAACAAGGCGCTGGCGACCAAGGTTTAATGTTTGGTTATGCAACCAACGAAACTGATGTATTAATGCCTGCTCCAATTACTTATGCTCATCGCTTAGTTCAACGCCAAGCACAAGTCCGTAAAAGTGGTACTTTATCTTGGTTACGCCCTGATGCAAAAAGCCAAATTACCTTCCAATATGACAACAATAAAGTTGTTGGTATTGATGCTGTTGTATTATCAACTCAGCATTCTGAAGATATTTCACAAAAAGATCTGCATGAAGCCGTGATGGAAGAGATCATTAAACCTGTTCTGCCAGCAGAATGGTTAAATGAGCAAACTAAATATTTCATCAACCCAACAGGTCGTTTTGTTATCGGTGGACCAATGGGTGACTGTGGTTTAACCGGTCGTAAAATCATTGTTGATACTTACGGCGGTATGGCTCGTCACGGCGGTGGCGCTTTCTCTGGTAAAGATCCATCGAAAGTAGACCGTTCAGCAGCTTATGCTGCACGTTACGTTGCTAAAAATATCGTGGCAGCAGGTTTAGCAGATCGTTGTGAAATCCAAGTTTCTTACGCAATCGGTGTGGCAGAGCCAACATCAATTATGGTAGAAACATTTGGTACTGAAAAAGTCCCAACAGCACAACTGATTCTGTTAGTGCGTGAATTCTTTGACTTACGTCCTTACGGATTAATTCAAATGTTAGATTTACTGCACCCAATCTACCAAAAAACGGCTGCTTACGGTCACTTTGGTCGTCCTGAATTCCCTTGGGAAGCAACAGATAAAGCTGAAATCTTACGTGAAGCGGCAGGCTTAAAATAA